The DNA sequence GTCCTCCCCATCAGCATGGATGGCGTCAGGGAAGGTGATTTCGCGATGATCTTCGGCTTCCCCGGCAACACCCAGCGCTACCTGCACAGCCGGGCGGTGGAGTACATCACCGGCACGGGCGATCCGTTGCGCATCCGCATGCGGCGCGCCAGCCTGGCGGTGATCGACGAGGCGATGCTCGCCAGCGACCGCACCCGCATCCAGTACGCGGACAAGCAGAAGGGCATCAGCAATGCCTACAAGAAGTGGATCGGCGAGCTGCGCGGCCTCAATGAGCTGCGCACGGTGGATCGCAAGCGGGAGCTGGAGGTGGAGTACCGCGCGCGTGCCCGGGCCGCAGGCCGCACCGATCTGCTGGCCGTGCTCGATTCCCTGGAGGCCACATATGCCGGCTTTCCGGCCGTGGCAAAGGCGCGTGACCTGCATGTGGAGTTCTTCCTCGTGGGTGCCGAGCTCTTCCGGTTCGCCCTCGGTTTCCAGCAGCTGGCCAGCCCCGAAGGTCGAGCCGCGTTGGAGAAGGAGGGCAAGTTGCAGCGCGAGCTCGACCGGCTGCGCGCGGCCGCGAAGGCGTTCCACAAGGACTACGATGCGGCCGTGGACAAGCGTGTGCTCCTCGCGCAGTATCCCATCTATCGCGAACACCTGGATCCCCTGCTCGGACCGGACCTCAGCGCTCTGGACAAACAGTTCAAGGACGGTCGGGCCTGGGCGGACCAGGTGTATTCGACCTCGGTGTTCGCTGATGCCGGTGCGTTGGACGCGGCCCTCGCCGGTTACTCCACCAAGGTGATGCGGCGCCTGGCAAAGGATCCGGCCCTGACCTTCGCCAGAACACTGACAGAAGCATACACCAGCAAGGTGAAGCCGCGCTCAGAGGTCTTGAACCAGCGGGTGCAGGTGCACATGCGCACTTACGTGGACGGGCTCATGACGCTGTTCCCGGAGCGGGGCCACTGGCCGGATGCCAACAGCACCCTGCGCCTCAGCTTCGGCAAGGTGGAAGGGAGCCGCCCGCGGGATGGCATGACCTACGAACCCTTTACCGACCTCGACGGGGTGATGGAGAAGTACCGCCCTGGGGATGCGGAGTTCGAGGTGCCGAGCCGCCTGCGCGACCTCCATGCCACACGCGATTTCGGACCGTATGCCAACGCGGATGGAACCATGCCCGTGTGCTTCACGTCCAGCCTTCACACCACAGGGGGGAACAGTGGCAGCCCGGTCCTCAACGGCCGGGGTGAGCTCATCGGCATCAACTTCGACCGCAGCTGGGAGAGCACCATGAGCGACATCCAGTTCGATCCCGCCAAGTGCCGTAACATCAGCGCCGACATCCGATATGTGCTTTTCGTGATCGACAAGGTGTGCGGCGCGGGCCATCTGGTGAAGGAAATGACGCTGGTGCGCCAGCCCGCCACGCCCGGCTTTCTCATCGAACTCCCGATCCACCGCTGAGGGATGGATGCCCGGTGGGTCGAGAAGGAGGGCGGGCTGGAACGGGACTTCCGGTTCCCGGACTTCAACGCGGCGTTCGGGTTCATGACCCGCGTGGCGATGGAGGCCGAGCGACTGGGTCATCACCCCACCTGGACCAACACCTGGAACCGGGTGTGGGTGCGCCTGACCACGCACGATGCAGGCCAGGTCGTGACCGTGAAGGACAGGGAACTTGCCGCGGCGATCGACCGCATCGCCGGGGCCATGGGCGCGCGATGAGGGCTCGTGGAACGAACAAGCCCGGCCATCGGCCGGGCTTGTTCGTTCCACGGTGCAAGCGAGGTCAGCCGACCTTCTGCACGTTGGCCGAGATGCGCAGCGTGGTCTGCTTGGGCTCGGTGTTGGCCGTCACGGTGACGGTCTTGTTCTGCTGGTTCTCCTGCTTGCCGGGCTTGTAGACCACCTCGATCTCACCCTTGCCACCCGGAGGGATGGGCTCCTTGGGGTAGTTCGGCACGGTGCATCCGCAGCTGCCCTGGGCGTTCTCGATCAGCAGGGGCTCCTTGCCCGTGTTGGTGAAGGAGAAGACGTACTTGTTCTCGGAATCCTGTTTGATGGAGCCGAAGTCGTGCTCCATGCTGGCGAAGCTGATGGAGGTCTTCGGCCGGTTGTCGATGGCCGTCTGTGCCTGCTGGGCCAGGGGGTCGAAGGTCTTGGCATCCGAGATGGTGCTCGGGGGCGTGGCGGGCTTGGTGGCCGCAACGGTGCTGGTGGTGCTGGCTTCGCTGCTGGCGGCGCCGCTGGTTCCGGTGCCGCTGGCTGCCATGTAGATCAGCGTGCCAGCGATGAGGGCCAGCAGGGCGATCTTGACGGTCTCTTTCATCGCTCGAAGTGTTTGGTTGGTCTTGGTCGGGCCGCGAAAATAGGGTGGCCGAGGCCCGGCGTATCCCCCTTAACGATCCATTAACAGCCCGTCATTGCTGGCGTGCCATGCCCAGCCGCTCATAGGTGTCGCCTTGAAGGGCTTCCAACGCCTTGCGGAAACTGCTGTCCACCGGATTGTCGGCGTTGATGACCTGCCAGTAGGCCGACGTGTCCCACAGGTCGCGGGCCAGCAGGGCCTTCAGGCGCAGGGCGATGAGGGGGCGCGACCGCGCCAGTCCTTCAGGGTCCGGATCCACCCCGTCGGCTTTCGCCGCGGCCTCGAGCTCGCGGAGCACGGCATCGTCCACGTGATAGTGCGCGATGAACGCCCCCACATTGGAATGGGCCCGCAGCAGCCGGTCGCGTTCGCGGTCGACCAGGCCCAGGGCGAAGGTGTTCAGGGTGCCCTTGCGCACGAGCAGGCCGAAATAGTCCGAGCTCAGGCTGGTGTCGATGGCCACGAAGATGTCCGGCATGATGCCGCCGCCGCCGAACACGACCCGCTTGTTCATGGTGAAGTAACGGGCGGTATCGGCCAGGGCGATGCTGTCGGCGTGCATCAGCTCGCCTTTCGCGAGCCGCTCCGCACGTTCCTTCCGGTAGGCCTCCACGCCGTCCTCATAGGGCTTCTGAATGCACCGTCCGCTGGGGGTGTGATAGCGGCTCACGGTGAGCCGCACGGCCGAGCCGTCCGGCAGCATCACCGGGCGTTGCACCAGGCCCTTGCCGAAGCTGCGGCGGCCGACCACCAGTCCACGGTCCCAGTCCTGTACCGCGCCGCTCACGATCTCGCTCGCGCTGGCGCTGCCCTCGTCCACCAGCACCACCAACCGCCCTTTCTCGAACCGACCCTCCGCCGTGGCGAAGGTGTTCTCACGCGGGGTGTTCCGCCCTTCGGTGTACACGATCAACCTGCGGTCCGCCAGGAACTCGTCGGCCATCTCGATGGCCGAGCGCAGGTAGCCGCCGCCGTTGCCCTGCAGGTCGAGCACCAGGTCCTGCATGCCCTTGCCCCGCAGTTCGTCCAGCTTGTCCCGCAGTTCCTTCGTGGTGGTGGCGCTGAACCGGCTCACCTTGATGTACCCGATTGTGGGCGTGGCCATGTAGGAGGCCTCCACGCTATAGATCGGGATCTTGTCCCGGGTGATGGTGAACTCAAGAGGGTCAACTTCCCCCCGCCGGGCGATGGAGACGGCCACCTTGGTGCCTTTGCGGCCCCGGAGCCGCTTCATCACGTCCGGGTTCTTGATGCCGATGCCGGCCACCACCTCGCCATCGATGCGCACGATGCGGTCTCCGGCACGGATGCCCAGTCGCTCGCTGGGGCCACCGGCGATGGCATCCACCACATAGATGGTGTCGCGGACGATGTTGAACTGGATGCCGACCCCCTCGAAATTGCCTTTCAGGGGCTCGTTCACCTCCTCCAGTTCCTCCTTGGGGATGTAGATGGAATGCGGGTCGAGCTCCTCGAGCATGCCGACGATCGCCTCCTCCACGAGCTTCTCCTGGTCCACGCTGTCCACGTACATGCGGTCGATGTGGTAGAGCAGCGCCTCCAGCTTGCTGGCCGGTGATGGCTTCGCGGTCTGGCAATAGGTCAACTGGCCCCCCCACGGAACGGCGGCCAGGAGGAGGGCAAGGGTGCGGAGCGGAAGGGAAGGGGACATTGGCGATGGAACGCGGTTAACGGGCGTGAGGTTGCCTGGGCGGATCAACGGATCGGGGTCTTGATGCCCATGAAGCGATAGGTGCTGCCCTGAAGGAGCCTGCCTTTGTGCCATTTCTCCACGCGCACCAGGCGGCCGTCCTCGTAGTAGCGCCACTTGCCATGCTGCACACCGTCCTTGTACTGGCCCACGATGCCTTGGTCACGGAAGGCCCAGGTCCCTTCGCGGACGCCCATTCGGTACTGACCCTTGAGCACCACGCGACCCTGTTCGTCGTATTCGGTCCAGTCGCCATGGAGCGAACCCCAGCCATAGACCGCGAAAATGAGCGGCCGTCCGTCCGGGTAGAACGCGCGGTACACGCCGCTGGGTTTGCCGCGGCGGTAGCTCAGGGTGGTGGCCACGCGGGTGGTGTCGAAGGCGTAGTGACTGGTGCGCACGAAGGCCTCGGCGTCCTGCATCGGGCCATGCACGAGGGGGAACGCATAGATGCTGTCTCCGGATGGCACGAAGAGCGTGTCCGGCTGGGCGCGAAGGACCACGGCGCAGACGAGCAAAGGGACGATCGTGATCAGGCGGCTCATGGGTCGGGCCCCGGGTAGGCCACCCGGAAGTGGACCGTGGTGGAGCGGCCCTCCGTATCGGACAAAGTTAGGCGATGCGGACCCGGATCAAGGTCCAGGGCCGGTCGGTGAACGGTGCGTGTGGTGGCCCGGTACCTTCCGTCCACATGCCAGTGGATCACGGCGCCGGCCTCGCGGTGGGCGGCTTCGGCGACGACCCTTCCGCGCCTTCCGTCCAGTTCCCGGGCAAGGAGCACCACCGAACCCGGCTCCGGATAGATCAGCTGCATCAGGTCCTCCAGATCCGGAGCGGCAGTGCCCGGCAACGGGGGCGGAAGCCTGAGGTACAGCGGGTCCGTGGGGGCGTAGTACGCTTCCATCGCCGGTGGAAGCACGAACCAGGGCACGGGCGTACCTCCGTCCTGCCCCGAGGCCCGGTGTGCGCGATCGGCGGTGCACCAGACCATGCGGTGGTAGGGGCATGGCGGGGTGGCCAGCCCGGTTCGAGGGATGGGCACGGTATCCACGTCCGGACAGGCGGCCTGGGCGCGATGCCCGCTGCGGCGGCATAGCGGCCATGGCACCAGCAGGTCATGCGGAGGGGAGGGTGGAGGCCCGGGCTCCATCAACCCGAACAGCTCGAATAGGACCGGTGCGGCCATGAGCCCCCCGGTCAGCCCCGGCCGTCCCTCGCCATCGGCATTGCCGCACCAGACCCCGATCGCATGCTGTTCGGTGACCCCGATGGCCCAGGCATCGCGGTGGCCGTAGCTGGTACCGGTCTTCCATGCGATGCGCCGGGCCCCGGCGAAGTGCTGCCAACCGGCTTCCTCGGTCGGTCGGGCCGCGCGGGTCAGTGCTTCCAGGGCGAAGTGCGCTCCGGAGGCCGTGATGGGCGACGGCCCGGTCCGCGCAGGCTCACCTGCGATCACGATCGGATCGCGGACCACCTGCCCGGGGTCGGTGGCCGATCGCCCATGATGCGCCCGAACACGGGCCAGGCCGGCGTACGCACCGGTGATCTCCAGCAGCGTGGTCTCGCCTCCGCCCAGGATCAGGCTGAGCCCGTAGTGGTCGGCCGAGCGTTCCAAGGACCTGATCCCCATCGCCCGGAACAGCCGCAGCGAGCGGTCGATGCCATGCTGGCGCAGGGCGCGCACCGCCGGTACGTTCAATGATCGGGCCAGTGCGGTGGAAGCGGGGACGGCGCCCTGGTACCGGCCGTC is a window from the Flavobacteriales bacterium genome containing:
- a CDS encoding S46 family peptidase, whose protein sequence is MHRSFKTALLFLFTPVVVLAHEGMWLPTVLGSIQDRMQAEGLKLTAEDIYSVNNGSLKDAIVLFGGGCTAEVISAEGLILTNHHCGFGAIQEHSTLEKDYLKDGFWAMDRAQELLNPGLAATFIIRMEDVTDRMLEAVPPGSDEPTRQKALTARGQELAREAMAGSHHQAVVRAFNYGLQYILIVSEVFRDVRLVGAPPGSIGNFGGDTDNWMWPRHTGDFSVFRIYADADGRPAEPSPSNVPFRPRHVLPISMDGVREGDFAMIFGFPGNTQRYLHSRAVEYITGTGDPLRIRMRRASLAVIDEAMLASDRTRIQYADKQKGISNAYKKWIGELRGLNELRTVDRKRELEVEYRARARAAGRTDLLAVLDSLEATYAGFPAVAKARDLHVEFFLVGAELFRFALGFQQLASPEGRAALEKEGKLQRELDRLRAAAKAFHKDYDAAVDKRVLLAQYPIYREHLDPLLGPDLSALDKQFKDGRAWADQVYSTSVFADAGALDAALAGYSTKVMRRLAKDPALTFARTLTEAYTSKVKPRSEVLNQRVQVHMRTYVDGLMTLFPERGHWPDANSTLRLSFGKVEGSRPRDGMTYEPFTDLDGVMEKYRPGDAEFEVPSRLRDLHATRDFGPYANADGTMPVCFTSSLHTTGGNSGSPVLNGRGELIGINFDRSWESTMSDIQFDPAKCRNISADIRYVLFVIDKVCGAGHLVKEMTLVRQPATPGFLIELPIHR
- a CDS encoding 4a-hydroxytetrahydrobiopterin dehydratase, which gives rise to MDARWVEKEGGLERDFRFPDFNAAFGFMTRVAMEAERLGHHPTWTNTWNRVWVRLTTHDAGQVVTVKDRELAAAIDRIAGAMGAR
- a CDS encoding DUF1573 domain-containing protein codes for the protein MAASGTGTSGAASSEASTTSTVAATKPATPPSTISDAKTFDPLAQQAQTAIDNRPKTSISFASMEHDFGSIKQDSENKYVFSFTNTGKEPLLIENAQGSCGCTVPNYPKEPIPPGGKGEIEVVYKPGKQENQQNKTVTVTANTEPKQTTLRISANVQKVG
- a CDS encoding PDZ domain-containing protein, with protein sequence MSPSLPLRTLALLLAAVPWGGQLTYCQTAKPSPASKLEALLYHIDRMYVDSVDQEKLVEEAIVGMLEELDPHSIYIPKEELEEVNEPLKGNFEGVGIQFNIVRDTIYVVDAIAGGPSERLGIRAGDRIVRIDGEVVAGIGIKNPDVMKRLRGRKGTKVAVSIARRGEVDPLEFTITRDKIPIYSVEASYMATPTIGYIKVSRFSATTTKELRDKLDELRGKGMQDLVLDLQGNGGGYLRSAIEMADEFLADRRLIVYTEGRNTPRENTFATAEGRFEKGRLVVLVDEGSASASEIVSGAVQDWDRGLVVGRRSFGKGLVQRPVMLPDGSAVRLTVSRYHTPSGRCIQKPYEDGVEAYRKERAERLAKGELMHADSIALADTARYFTMNKRVVFGGGGIMPDIFVAIDTSLSSDYFGLLVRKGTLNTFALGLVDRERDRLLRAHSNVGAFIAHYHVDDAVLRELEAAAKADGVDPDPEGLARSRPLIALRLKALLARDLWDTSAYWQVINADNPVDSSFRKALEALQGDTYERLGMARQQ
- the pbpC gene encoding penicillin-binding protein 1C — translated: MSKRVRPLATRGLAVLAVVLLACWAWAGRPLFTKPRSVALLDRDGRLLGARVAADGQWRLDEGSAPLDPRFETCLLRFEDRYFHRHPGINPVALVRAVWQNVRAGRVLSGGSTITMQVARLARGGERTLVNKVLDMALAVGLELRFSKAEILRMHAAHAPFGGNVVGLEAASWRFFGHSPHALSWAEAATLAVLPNAPSLMHPGRHREALRAKRDRLLDRLLADGRLTELEWSLAREEPLPSKPMALPDRAPHLLATLGSSHAGTIRCTVDGALQERAAGVLDRHAQRLRSDRVMNAAAVIMDITTGEVLAYVGNLRSAGGLHNGQVDLVRARRSTGSLLKPFLYAAQLDVGELLPDMLVADLPVHYDGFAPGNYDGRYQGAVPASTALARSLNVPAVRALRQHGIDRSLRLFRAMGIRSLERSADHYGLSLILGGGETTLLEITGAYAGLARVRAHHGRSATDPGQVVRDPIVIAGEPARTGPSPITASGAHFALEALTRAARPTEEAGWQHFAGARRIAWKTGTSYGHRDAWAIGVTEQHAIGVWCGNADGEGRPGLTGGLMAAPVLFELFGLMEPGPPPSPPHDLLVPWPLCRRSGHRAQAACPDVDTVPIPRTGLATPPCPYHRMVWCTADRAHRASGQDGGTPVPWFVLPPAMEAYYAPTDPLYLRLPPPLPGTAAPDLEDLMQLIYPEPGSVVLLARELDGRRGRVVAEAAHREAGAVIHWHVDGRYRATTRTVHRPALDLDPGPHRLTLSDTEGRSTTVHFRVAYPGPDP